A portion of the Microlunatus phosphovorus NM-1 genome contains these proteins:
- a CDS encoding L,D-transpeptidase family protein: MENRRTAGTGRRFGRSGRGERRGRLLGVVLGLTTLAIVATSCGQVPANEVVPPPDSQTPVTSAPVPSVSAPSTEPPTQEPTTAAPAPTATKPPTKPKPAKPVVPAMLEKGDKGIKVRELQHRLRQLDWFSGSITGNYGTATVKGVKGFQEKRKLDDTGAVDKKTWNKLVSMTRKPSDAEMHNRLVPGPAIMKQGSSGDRVRDLQARLKQIGWFSGNVTGSYGSVTVSSVKGFQAKREIPVTGEVDQRTLDRLRAMTRTPTDDAKHNRVPKPSATGLDSRCMTGRAMCISKSSNSLVWVIDGKPQMRMDVRFGSAELPTREGSFSVGWKSRNHVSTIYHTKMPYAMFFSGGQAVHYSPDFAARGYNGASHGCVNVRNLGGIQSLFNQVRVGDKVIVYR; this comes from the coding sequence ATGGAAAATCGGCGCACAGCGGGAACTGGCCGCCGGTTCGGTCGATCCGGTCGAGGCGAGCGGCGCGGGCGGTTGCTCGGCGTCGTGCTCGGCCTGACCACCCTTGCGATCGTGGCGACGAGTTGCGGTCAGGTGCCGGCCAACGAGGTCGTGCCACCGCCGGACAGCCAGACGCCCGTGACCTCGGCTCCCGTCCCCTCGGTGAGCGCACCGTCGACCGAGCCGCCGACTCAAGAGCCGACGACTGCGGCGCCTGCGCCGACGGCCACCAAGCCTCCCACCAAACCGAAGCCCGCCAAGCCGGTCGTGCCCGCGATGCTGGAGAAGGGCGACAAGGGGATCAAGGTACGTGAGCTGCAGCACCGGCTCCGGCAACTCGACTGGTTCTCCGGTTCGATCACCGGCAATTACGGCACGGCTACGGTCAAGGGCGTCAAGGGATTCCAGGAGAAGCGGAAGCTCGATGACACCGGTGCGGTGGACAAGAAGACCTGGAACAAGCTCGTCTCGATGACCCGCAAGCCCTCCGACGCCGAGATGCACAATCGGCTGGTGCCGGGTCCGGCGATCATGAAGCAGGGCAGCTCCGGTGACCGCGTACGCGATCTGCAGGCTCGGCTGAAGCAGATCGGCTGGTTCTCCGGCAATGTCACCGGGTCCTACGGCTCGGTCACGGTTTCCTCGGTGAAGGGATTCCAGGCCAAGCGGGAGATCCCGGTCACCGGCGAGGTCGATCAACGCACCTTGGACCGGCTGCGAGCAATGACCCGGACGCCGACCGACGACGCGAAGCACAACAGGGTGCCGAAACCGTCCGCGACCGGGCTGGATTCGCGCTGTATGACCGGGCGCGCGATGTGCATCAGCAAGAGTTCCAACTCGCTGGTCTGGGTGATCGACGGCAAGCCGCAGATGCGGATGGACGTCCGGTTCGGCTCGGCGGAATTGCCGACCCGGGAGGGCTCCTTCTCGGTCGGCTGGAAGTCCCGCAACCACGTGTCGACGATCTATCACACGAAGATGCCGTACGCGATGTTCTTCTCCGGCGGCCAGGCGGTGCACTATTCGCCCGACTTCGCTGCCCGCGGCTACAACGGCGCCTCCCACGGCTGCGTCAACGTACGCAACCTCGGCGGCATCCAGTCCCTCTTCAACCAGGTCCGCGTCGGCGACAAAGTGATCGTCTACCGCTGA
- a CDS encoding DUF559 domain-containing protein translates to MSLRQIEFRVESGDWIRALPGVYRLATVPPTPEQSMRVCALWLDNGVLTGVGAAWWWELEADPPQRWEFQVTNATRRTIQDGVQVLRRWIDPADVTTYRGVPIVSKPLATLRAAVTLERGRRGHGVRLIDRSKQTKAVTEEELELAFRRNRGTWGTTAMRRLLERTGDSAHSNLERLGVKLLKEAGITGFAVNCWVRLATGRRLELDIAFKDRKIVIELDGFRYHSSAESRAIDLDRQNALIQDGWTVLRYGSDVLNDEPDRFIAEVLAVLCQV, encoded by the coding sequence ATGAGCCTGCGCCAGATCGAGTTCAGAGTCGAGTCGGGCGACTGGATTCGGGCGTTGCCGGGGGTCTATCGGTTGGCGACCGTCCCACCGACTCCTGAACAGAGCATGCGCGTGTGCGCCTTGTGGCTCGACAACGGTGTGTTGACCGGTGTCGGGGCAGCCTGGTGGTGGGAGCTGGAGGCGGATCCGCCGCAGCGTTGGGAGTTTCAGGTCACCAACGCGACGCGACGGACGATCCAGGATGGAGTGCAGGTGCTCCGTCGGTGGATCGACCCGGCTGATGTGACGACCTATCGGGGCGTGCCAATAGTGTCGAAGCCGCTGGCGACGCTGCGGGCGGCCGTAACCCTAGAACGTGGGCGTCGCGGTCATGGCGTACGGCTGATCGACCGCAGCAAACAGACGAAGGCAGTCACTGAAGAAGAGCTCGAGCTTGCCTTCCGACGCAACCGTGGCACTTGGGGGACGACCGCCATGCGCCGCCTCCTCGAGCGGACCGGGGACAGTGCTCATAGCAACCTGGAACGGCTGGGTGTGAAGCTGCTGAAGGAGGCCGGCATCACCGGCTTCGCTGTGAACTGCTGGGTCCGGTTGGCAACGGGACGTCGGCTGGAACTCGACATTGCCTTCAAGGACAGGAAGATCGTGATTGAGCTCGACGGCTTCCGCTATCACTCCTCGGCCGAGAGCCGTGCCATCGACCTCGATCGCCAGAACGCTCTCATCCAGGACGGTTGGACTGTGCTGCGCTACGGGTCGGACGTGCTGAACGACGAGCCGGATCGGTTCATCGCCGAGGTACTGGCCGTACTGTGCCAGGTTTAG
- the map gene encoding type I methionyl aminopeptidase gives MIEYRTPAEIEQMRPAGRFVASVLAALKEKAAVGVNLLELDELAHQMIRDAGAESCYIDYHPSFGASPFGKVLCTSVNDAVLHGLPYDYVLADGDLLSVDFAASLNGWVSDSALSVVVGSPRDEDLKLIETTEVALAAGIEAAQVGAKLGDISFAIARVATKAGYKINTDFGGHGVGRTMHGDPHVPNNGRRGRGLPLRAGLVIAIEPWFLGSTDKIYTDADGWTLRSRDGSRGAHSEHTIALTPDGPLVLTARP, from the coding sequence GTGATCGAATACCGCACCCCCGCCGAGATCGAGCAGATGCGTCCCGCCGGACGTTTCGTGGCCAGCGTGTTGGCCGCGTTGAAGGAGAAGGCGGCGGTCGGGGTGAACTTGCTGGAGCTGGACGAGTTGGCCCACCAGATGATCCGCGACGCGGGAGCCGAGTCCTGCTACATCGACTATCACCCGTCCTTCGGAGCAAGCCCGTTCGGCAAGGTGCTGTGCACCTCGGTCAACGACGCGGTGCTGCACGGACTGCCGTACGACTATGTGCTGGCCGACGGTGACCTGCTCAGCGTCGACTTCGCGGCCTCGTTGAACGGCTGGGTGTCTGACTCGGCCTTGTCTGTAGTGGTGGGCTCGCCTCGAGACGAGGATCTGAAGCTGATCGAGACCACCGAGGTGGCGCTCGCCGCCGGCATCGAGGCCGCACAGGTCGGCGCCAAGCTCGGCGACATCTCCTTCGCCATCGCCCGGGTCGCGACCAAGGCCGGCTACAAGATCAACACCGACTTCGGCGGGCACGGCGTGGGCCGGACCATGCACGGCGATCCACACGTGCCCAACAACGGCCGCCGCGGTCGTGGTCTGCCATTGAGAGCCGGCTTGGTGATCGCCATCGAGCCGTGGTTCCTGGGCTCGACCGACAAGATCTACACCGACGCCGACGGCTGGACCCTCCGCTCCCGCGACGGCTCCCGCGGCGCCCACTCCGAGCACACCATCGCCCTCACCCCCGACGGCCCCCTCGTCCTCACCGCCCGCCCCTAG